AAAGCTGCAATCTGGGTTAAAAATCTTGGTTGATGCAAACTTTGAGCCAATCAGCAGTCATACTGTTGAAGTTGTCAATGATGAATTGGTAATGGTGGACTTGGAAGGAAACCTTTTTGAATACAATTACCTGAACAAAGACAGTCAAAGAATCCAGGAAACGCTTTTCCTAGAAAAACAGACCATCATCGAAAACTGTCTTTTTGGAGTAGATATCAACCCCAATTCTGTAAAGATTTGTCGATTACGACTTTGGATTGAGTTGTTAAAGAATGCCTATTACAAGCAAGACCTGTCAGGTTTTGAAAACCTGACAGGTCTGAAAGCACTGGAAACCCTCCCCAATATTGATATCAATATCAAATGTGGGAATTCCTTGGTCAGTCGTTTTGCCATAGACTCGGACTTAAGTGAGGCTTTGAGGAAAAGTAAGTACTCGATTGATAGCTATAGACTGGCTGTGATGACTTACAGGAACGCCCAAAGCAAAGAAGAAAAGCGGGAAATGGAGCGGTTGATAGCTGAAATCAAATCAGATTTCCGTTCTGAAATAGCCAAGAATGATCCTAAAATCAAGCGGAAGGCCAAACTTGGAGGTGAACTTTACAATCTCACCATGCAAACCGGTTTGTTTGAAATATCCGCCAAAGAAAAAAAGGACCGCAAGAAGAAGATTGAAAAAATAGAAGAAGAGTTAGAAAAGCTTACTATTGAAATTGAGGAAATCAAAAACAACAAGATATATGAAAATGCCTTTGAATGGAGGTTTGAGTTTCCAGAGGTTTTAAATGAAACAGGAGACTTTGTGGGTTTTGATGTGGTGATTGGGAATCCGCCGTATATAAGACAGGAGGAATTTTCCGAATTTAAACATTATTTGCTCGCTATCTTTCAAGAAACAGGTACTGGTACAGCAGACCTCTTTGTATATTTTGTTGAACTTGCCTTTAAGCTTTTAAAATCAAAAGGGGAGTTTACTTATATCATACCTAACAAATGGATGCGTGCTGGGTATGGTAAAAAACTCAGAGAATTTGTAGCTAACCAAGAAATTCATCAGTTAATCGACTTTGGTGATTCACCGGTTTTTGAAGAGGCAACGACTTATCCTTGTATCATTCAACTAAGGAAGAATCGAGCAGAATTAGTTTTTAAAGCTTGTATTGTGGACTCTTTACAATTTGAAGACGGGTTGGATAATTACATTGAAGATAATAATATCCTAGTAAATGTAACTGAACTATCATCAGAAGGCTGGACTCTATCTGACACCAATGTACAAGTTCTTCTTTCGAAACTGAGAAGCAAAGGAAAACCATTAGGTGAATATGTCAATGGGAAAATTTTTTATGGAATTAAAACAGCACTAAACGAAGCCTTTATAATTAATAGCGAAACTAAAAATCGATTAATTGCAGAAGATGCAAGAAGCGCTGATGTGATAAAGCCATTTTTGGCAGGTAGAGATATTAAGCGATACCAAACACCTAAAGCTGATAAATTTTTGATCTTGTTTCCGAAAGGTTTTACTATTAAACGGAATCTTCCAAAAGGGAACGCCAATTATATAGCCTCTGAACCTCCTCCTAGATATGGGGATATGCCCTATGATAATGCATGGGAATGGATAAAAAGTAACTATCCTGCGATTACAAAACATCTTTGGCCTTTCAAAGCCAAGGCAGAAAAAAGAACCGATAAAGGGGATTACTGGTGGGAACTAAGAGCATGTGATTATTATGGTGAGTTTGAAAAAAATAAAATTGTTTGGGCAGAAACATCTTTTGAAAATCAGTTTTGTATAGTTGAAGGTGGTGTTTATCTGAATAAAACCTCATTTATGATCCCTTCGGATGACTTGATTCTTTTGGGGATTCTAAATTCTTCTTTAGCAAGGTTCTTTTTTAGCTCAATTGTCTCTAAAGTGAGAGGGGGCTACTTTTCGATGTCCAAAGCTTATGTGGAAACTTTTAGCATTTGCTATCCAACTGATAACAAAATCAGCCTTTTAGCTCAATCCATAATTGAAACCAAAAAACAAGATCCAACAGCCAACACCAATGACTTGGAAAACCAAATCGACCAATTGGTTTATGAACTGTATGGGTTGACAGATGATGAAATCAAAATCATTGAAGGATATGGCGAATAAAATAATTCTTGCAGATGTTGGAAAATGGATGTTTCCGGAGTGTTATCCTTATTTTAAAAATCAATTTCAGGAAGAACTCAATTATCTCCACCAACAGGAAGGCCATGAATTAGTTAGTTTGCAGAATATGAAATTCAAAATTAAACTGGCTGCCTACAGTTCAACACTAAAGGATGAAGGTGTTCGATATGTATTACATAAACTTTTTAACAACCATGTTGATACGCACTTGGACTGGCAACAGGAGTATAATTGGTATGAACTGAAATCGATTCTGATGTTTTTTATTGTTTTTTCTACTATTCAACGTCAACATGATTTGGCAAAGCTTTTTGATGAAAAATCAATCCCTAAACTTTTTGATAAGTATACTCCAAGACCCAGTTTGAAGTAACTGATTAATTTTTGAATGAAAGAATTTAATTTTTAAAGTTTTCAAATTGAAAACTTTTTTCTAACTTCCACAGTTCATAAAAGTAACCCATTGAAAAACATCATTGCCTTAAGGAATCTGGTAAACTTCTATGAAAAGCACCCCGATGCTAAAGCCAGTCTTGAAACATGGGTATCCATTACAAAGGAGGCAGTTTGGAAGATGCCATTGGATGTAGTCAAGGACTTTCTCGATGCTGTTAAGTTGTTTTTTCAATGAAGAAGATTGGGATCAAATGAACCAATTCTTTATTGAGAACTTACCCAAGTTTGAGAGGGCTTTTAGGGAGCAGATATTAAGATTGAGGTAAAATCAATTACACTTAAATAGATTAATTGTAAATTACTCTAATCAAATGTTTATCTATTGATAGACAGTAAGCTTTATGAATAACCAAATCGAAATTTATCAAGGTAATGATGGTCAGACTCAGATCGAGGTAAGGTTTGAAGGTGAAACTTTTTGGCTGTCTTTATTGCAGATTTCGGAATTGTTTCAGAGAGACAAGTCTGTTATTTCTAGACATATTAAAAACATTTATCGTGAAGGAGAATTAGATAAAAAGTTAACTGTTGCAAAAAATGCAACAGTTCAAACAGAAGGTAAAAGAAGGGTTGAAAGAGAAGTTGAGTTTTATAACCTAGACTTGATTTTATCTGTCGGTTACCGAGTTAACTCAAAACAAGGGACTCAGTTCCGTCAATGGGCTACACAGCAACTTAAAGCTTATTTAGTGCAAGGTTATGCCATCAATGAACAAAGACTAAAACAAAAACAGCAAGAAGTTCAAACTTTAAAAGATGGAATTCGGATTCTAAGTAGGGTTATAGAACAGAAAGCAGAAGACCAAAATTTAGATTGGCTTCATCACTTTGCAACAGGATTGGAATTATTGGATGATTATGATCATGAAAATTTAGATAAAAAAGGACTAACCAAAACAAGAGCAAAGTTTCCAGAACTTGAAGATTATAAGAAGGTCATATTCGCTATGAAATCAGATTTTGAATCAGGTGTATTTGGTAAAGAAAAGGACGGTAGTTTTGAAAGCGCTATTTCGCAGATCAGTAAAGGATTTGATGATGAGGACTTCTATCCTAGCCTTGAGGAAAAGGCAGCTACACTTCTATACCTGATAGTGAAGAATCATAGTTTTGTAGATGGAAATAAAAGAATTGCAGCTGCATGTTTTCTTCTCTTTTTACAGGTCAACGGCCTCCTTTACGACAGTGAAAAAAATACTATCATTAGCAATGATGCATTGGCAAGCTTAACCTTGTTTATTGCATCAAGTAAGCCTGATGAAATGGATACTGTTAAAAAATTAGTCATTAGCGTATTAAATAGAAACCTCAAGGTCAAGTCGTAAATATGAAATGGGATAAACCTATCACCACAGAACAAGAATATGAAAAAGCTCTAAAGAGGCTTTCTTCAATATTTGATTCCAATCCAGATAGTTCTGAAGGTATGGAAGCAGAGCTATTGGTTACGTTAATAGACAAGTATGAAAAAGAGCATTATCCTATCGCATTGCCTGAACCTATTACTGCCATCAAAGAAGCCATGGAAATGAAAGGGCTAAAGGATAAAGACTTGATTCCTGCTATTGGCAGTAAGACCACTGTAAGCCTTGTACTCAACCGTAAGCGAGCTTTGACCATAGATATGATCAGAAACCTTCACGAGCTCTTAGGATTGCCGGTAGAAGTCTTGATTCAGCCATATGAGCTTAATGGGAAGCAGAAAATGGTGAAGTAAAAGTTAGATTTACTGCAAAAAAAAGTAAGAATAAATCCCAAATGGATCAATTCTACTTTAAATCCTCAAACCTCTCATTAATCAACTCCTTATACCTTATCGGGTATAAAAAATTTAATCAATCTCAACGCTATACCCTCTTGGGTATAATTTAGGTTATTGAACTTATTTGCCATTAAAAAAAACCGGTGCCAAAAGGAACCGGTTTTTTAAATTATCGAAAGTATGTTTATGGAAATTTCACACTGATCATGGCAAAGAAGTTCCTTCCTGGCGCAAAAAGCGGAACCCTATTGGGACCTATTGGCCTATTGAGGTGTTCATAGTAACTTTGGTTGAACAGGTTATGCGCTCCCAATTTTAGGGATACCTGAGAAGTAAAGGCATAACTGGCATCTATGTCCAATAGGTTAAATTTGGGTGTAGTGGTCTCTCCAAAACTTTCAGAAATCCTGTTTTGGGCAATAACATATCTCAAGCGGACAGCAGTGTGCAGTCTATTGTTCAGGTGATTTCCCATTAGCGCGTACCTGATATCCATAGGAGCAATTTCCGGCAAGGCTTCATTGCCAGTCAAATTTTTGCCATACGTATAGGCCATCATCAGTTGCTGCCTTATGCCTAATCCCAGGTCATGGGAAACAGCCATTTCAAATCCCGTTTTTAAGGCCTCATCCACATTGACAAACTGCCTTACACCGGGACTGCTTGGGATTCTTGGGGGCACATTGATCCGCTCTGCGGTGATATAATCCGTCAAATAAGCAGAAAACAAGCTCAATTCCACCTGGATTTTGGACTGTGTGTAACCCACAACCAAGTCAATCTGATTGTTGGTTTCAGGTCTTAAAGCAGAATTCCCAACCATTTCATAAGGATCTACTCCAACTGGGAAATAATTGATAAACCTTTCAGTAATGCTTCCACTGCGTTGAACCCTTGCCAACCAAAGACCTACATTGAACTTATCGCCCAAATCTCTTTTTAAACCACTGGAAATTCCAGGATTTAGTTGAATGACAGAAGTCTCAGGATTTACCTGCACAAACTCCACTGCATTGTCATTGGCCTGAGCCTGGTTCACATCCAAGCGACCCGCCAAACTAAACACATATTCGCCTACAGGTAAATGGTATGATCCAAACAACCCTGTTTTGTTAATTCTAGAGTCTTGCCAGGCATTGTCATAAAATATTTTTCCCGCATTAGGCCCCATCAAAAATTCTCTTTCCCTTATTCCTTCCGCTGCCTCAGTCCTGAAGTCAGCGCCGGTAAATAGTTTGGCTTTACCCAATTGCCAGGTCCCTTCTGTCCTTGCACCAATATGCTCGGTCTTGGCAGGAGTAGTGGCATTCATCATTCTTGGACTCAGCTCTCTCAACCTATTGTCCATCAGGTGATCTACCAAAGAAGCATAAGCAGAGGTGGTCCATTTCTGAAGATGGGGACCGGAATGGGTTTTGGTATGTCTGATACTGGCCATCCAGGTATCATCAGACCTAAGGTCCATGTTCAAAGTTGGAAAATCCACATCTCTGGCAAAATTTCTGTTTACCGTGACCTGTATTAAATCCCTGGACCCTATTCTGAAATCACCGTACATCCCCACTGTTCCTCTCATAAAACTCGAAGGAACTGCATTGCCATCCCCATCCACATAATCTGTTCCTTTGGACCAAGAACCCATTACTCCGATATCATGATTTTGACCATGGAAACCCACTCTTCCTTCATTTCTAAACACATTCCCATTGGATTCATACATGGAAGAAAACCTGCCATATACCCCTTTATCCATTGAAAAATGAGGATCTTCCTGGATAAAATTAATCGTTCCTCCCAATCCAATGCCATACCTTAGGGCGTGTGGTCCTTTCAAAATTTCAACCTGCTTAATCCTGTTCAGGGCTATTTGTGAAGTAGGTGGATCCATTCGGTTTGGGCAAGCTGCGGCTGCAGACTGAAGACCATCTATGACGATGTTCAACTGATCGTATTTAAATCCCCGCATCACCGGATCAAAAGCAAAAGCACCGCTTTTGCGGATACCATTGACTACCGGATTCAGGTTCAGGATGGCTCCGGCATCATGATGAAGCCTTTCCTGGTCTGAGATGACAATTTTTTTATCTTTTTCATCAGCCATTTTCAGTGAAATCACTGAAATAGGTTGTAAGTTGAAGAGTTGCTCTTGTCGGTAAAGCTTACTACTTAACAAAAGCTGTTGTACTTGTTCTTCATTCAAGCTCCACTTACCATAATTGACATGACTTAGATGAAGTATTTCTCCTGTAACAAAAGTCAGTTTGATAAAACCATTATCATCCGAGACCCCTTTTTGGTCCGCATAATGATAGATTAGACCAATAATGGGTTCATGGGTGTTGTGATCGAGAACTTGAAATGAAGATGATTGCCGGGCCTCTGTTGTACTTACCATTAAGGCAAAGAATGCCAAAGCCACAAATATATTTTTGAGGGAAAAATGATATGTTTTCATAACTGAAAATTCTTAATGAATGAATGGTTTATTGGGTAAGCATACCCCATCTTTTTTCTTGTACTTGAAACAAGAAACAGGTTTTTATCATTTTAGCGCAGTGTCTCACTAAACCCTAGGGCTGACACATCAAGCAAAATGACCTAAAAATCCATTATAGATTAAGATTAGCTCCGTGGCGGGTGAAAAAAATCCTTGTCGTTTAGAAAATCAATTTCAAATACATCCAAAACCCCAAAAATCGGATGAAATTCTTTCCAATATGTTTCAATGTGGTATCCTTTTGCCGGTAAAGTATACATCAGCAATACTTCTTCCTGTACAAAAGTTTTTCTATTTTCCTCATGTTCCTGGGCCTCTCCTAACCTTCTGTCCAGTTCACATTTACCATCACAGGCCAGTTCAGGTTTATCCTGATTGATACAAAACAATTCTGAAATAGTCTCCCTATTGAGCACAAAATCTGCCTGAATCAAAGAGTACCCCATACCATTCAACAGGATGACGATTGATAGCAGGATATGGGAGATACTTTTGTACATTTTAAACTTACAAAGTTAGTGTTCATTTGACATGAATCTGTGATTTATATCACGCTGTCCATTTCATGTTTCGTAGTTTTGAGATGATGATTGTTTTCTATTGGTCGGTTGGAAACTACTTTTAGTTTTTTTTCTGTGACTTTACTATAGAATACAATTCCGGCCATTAAGGCAAATTGAGCCAATATTGAATAGCCATTGATCACTCCGAAGAGTGTCCGCCATTCATATATTCCAAAGACACTGCTCAAAATTCTGCCTAACAAACTCAGTTGGAAAATGCTCCATCCAATCCAAAGAATGGGGTGGTATAAGTTTATCTTAATATTAAGAATCATGGGTAAAATGATCGGAGCATGTGCCCAAATCATGGAAAAAGTAAATCCAAGGAAAAAAGTATGGATATATAAATCATAGTGGAAACTATGAGCGGTCATGAATGTCAGGATGATACCATGTAGGGTAAGCCAAAAATAACCCACCCTGAGACCTATTCCTATATATTTAAATTGCTTGCTTTTCTGAGCAGCCACTTTGGCCATATCAAAATGCAGTAACCAAAATGACATAAAAATGATTGCAGCTCC
This Cecembia calidifontis DNA region includes the following protein-coding sequences:
- a CDS encoding Eco57I restriction-modification methylase domain-containing protein — translated: MVDLEGNLFEYNYLNKDSQRIQETLFLEKQTIIENCLFGVDINPNSVKICRLRLWIELLKNAYYKQDLSGFENLTGLKALETLPNIDINIKCGNSLVSRFAIDSDLSEALRKSKYSIDSYRLAVMTYRNAQSKEEKREMERLIAEIKSDFRSEIAKNDPKIKRKAKLGGELYNLTMQTGLFEISAKEKKDRKKKIEKIEEELEKLTIEIEEIKNNKIYENAFEWRFEFPEVLNETGDFVGFDVVIGNPPYIRQEEFSEFKHYLLAIFQETGTGTADLFVYFVELAFKLLKSKGEFTYIIPNKWMRAGYGKKLREFVANQEIHQLIDFGDSPVFEEATTYPCIIQLRKNRAELVFKACIVDSLQFEDGLDNYIEDNNILVNVTELSSEGWTLSDTNVQVLLSKLRSKGKPLGEYVNGKIFYGIKTALNEAFIINSETKNRLIAEDARSADVIKPFLAGRDIKRYQTPKADKFLILFPKGFTIKRNLPKGNANYIASEPPPRYGDMPYDNAWEWIKSNYPAITKHLWPFKAKAEKRTDKGDYWWELRACDYYGEFEKNKIVWAETSFENQFCIVEGGVYLNKTSFMIPSDDLILLGILNSSLARFFFSSIVSKVRGGYFSMSKAYVETFSICYPTDNKISLLAQSIIETKKQDPTANTNDLENQIDQLVYELYGLTDDEIKIIEGYGE
- the rhuM gene encoding RhuM family protein, with protein sequence MNNQIEIYQGNDGQTQIEVRFEGETFWLSLLQISELFQRDKSVISRHIKNIYREGELDKKLTVAKNATVQTEGKRRVEREVEFYNLDLILSVGYRVNSKQGTQFRQWATQQLKAYLVQGYAINEQRLKQKQQEVQTLKDGIRILSRVIEQKAEDQNLDWLHHFATGLELLDDYDHENLDKKGLTKTRAKFPELEDYKKVIFAMKSDFESGVFGKEKDGSFESAISQISKGFDDEDFYPSLEEKAATLLYLIVKNHSFVDGNKRIAAACFLLFLQVNGLLYDSEKNTIISNDALASLTLFIASSKPDEMDTVKKLVISVLNRNLKVKS
- a CDS encoding helix-turn-helix domain-containing protein, whose product is MKWDKPITTEQEYEKALKRLSSIFDSNPDSSEGMEAELLVTLIDKYEKEHYPIALPEPITAIKEAMEMKGLKDKDLIPAIGSKTTVSLVLNRKRALTIDMIRNLHELLGLPVEVLIQPYELNGKQKMVK
- a CDS encoding TonB-dependent receptor domain-containing protein, whose product is MKTYHFSLKNIFVALAFFALMVSTTEARQSSSFQVLDHNTHEPIIGLIYHYADQKGVSDDNGFIKLTFVTGEILHLSHVNYGKWSLNEEQVQQLLLSSKLYRQEQLFNLQPISVISLKMADEKDKKIVISDQERLHHDAGAILNLNPVVNGIRKSGAFAFDPVMRGFKYDQLNIVIDGLQSAAAACPNRMDPPTSQIALNRIKQVEILKGPHALRYGIGLGGTINFIQEDPHFSMDKGVYGRFSSMYESNGNVFRNEGRVGFHGQNHDIGVMGSWSKGTDYVDGDGNAVPSSFMRGTVGMYGDFRIGSRDLIQVTVNRNFARDVDFPTLNMDLRSDDTWMASIRHTKTHSGPHLQKWTTSAYASLVDHLMDNRLRELSPRMMNATTPAKTEHIGARTEGTWQLGKAKLFTGADFRTEAAEGIREREFLMGPNAGKIFYDNAWQDSRINKTGLFGSYHLPVGEYVFSLAGRLDVNQAQANDNAVEFVQVNPETSVIQLNPGISSGLKRDLGDKFNVGLWLARVQRSGSITERFINYFPVGVDPYEMVGNSALRPETNNQIDLVVGYTQSKIQVELSLFSAYLTDYITAERINVPPRIPSSPGVRQFVNVDEALKTGFEMAVSHDLGLGIRQQLMMAYTYGKNLTGNEALPEIAPMDIRYALMGNHLNNRLHTAVRLRYVIAQNRISESFGETTTPKFNLLDIDASYAFTSQVSLKLGAHNLFNQSYYEHLNRPIGPNRVPLFAPGRNFFAMISVKFP